One genomic segment of Dysosmobacter sp. Marseille-Q4140 includes these proteins:
- a CDS encoding ABC transporter ATP-binding protein: protein MREANVFRKNRAFYSGVILTVVEGLLSGCSYLSIYMVLSGLSEGSLSAQRLGLLTAFLAVIFLIRLVIYAAGYTQVQLGGAAVSKGLRLRLGDKLKQIPLSRFTQGQVGEYVNTMTSDVGSYEKILTHSSGNITKNAVLAAMLVGFVCKVYLPAGLILFLVVAGLIPNLWLSFRVVAKYGVAKHEVSAETVSSIVEYIDGIQTFRAYHMGGVQNQATTEAMRRFSRVCYLYEAKGIPIGFGYNILSWCSVPAIMALAAGPWAAGTLSNVDYLMVSMLPILLTKLTTAISIDLFEWKHLMVSKNNILQVMAEPEERGSVAPFHPAEQNITFRSVSFSYVPGEPVLKELSFTAPAGKLTAIVGDSGSGKSTILNLIAKYYEPQSGEISIGGQSIETVAAERVLEQISMVDQQVFLFDDTVRENIRHARPSATDREVEAACRAAGCDGFIQKLEHGYDTPIGENGAFLSGGERQRLSIARAILKNSPILLLDEATASLDIENELAVKRAILGLLSERKTVVMIAHTLSIVRNADQILVVADGNIAESGTHEELLAKGGKYASMWAAEQRLSN, encoded by the coding sequence ATGCGTGAGGCAAATGTGTTCCGTAAAAATCGGGCCTTCTATTCCGGTGTGATCCTCACGGTAGTGGAAGGGCTGCTGTCCGGGTGCAGCTACTTGTCCATTTATATGGTTCTGTCCGGGCTGTCTGAGGGCAGCCTGAGCGCGCAGCGGCTTGGGCTGCTGACTGCATTTCTTGCGGTCATCTTCCTGATTCGACTGGTCATCTACGCCGCCGGTTACACGCAGGTTCAGCTGGGCGGAGCTGCTGTTTCCAAAGGACTGCGGCTTCGGCTGGGTGACAAACTCAAACAGATCCCTCTTTCCCGCTTCACCCAGGGACAGGTGGGAGAGTATGTGAATACCATGACCAGCGATGTGGGCAGCTACGAGAAGATCCTGACCCACTCCAGCGGCAACATCACCAAAAACGCTGTGCTGGCCGCCATGCTGGTAGGCTTTGTATGCAAGGTGTATCTGCCGGCGGGGCTGATTCTTTTCTTGGTGGTAGCGGGGCTGATCCCCAATCTGTGGCTGTCCTTCCGTGTTGTTGCCAAATACGGCGTGGCCAAGCATGAGGTCAGTGCCGAGACGGTCAGCAGCATCGTGGAGTACATCGACGGCATCCAGACCTTCCGTGCCTATCATATGGGTGGCGTCCAGAATCAGGCCACGACCGAGGCGATGCGGAGGTTCAGCCGGGTGTGTTATCTGTACGAGGCAAAGGGCATCCCTATTGGCTTCGGGTATAACATTCTCAGCTGGTGCAGTGTGCCGGCCATCATGGCGCTGGCAGCCGGTCCCTGGGCAGCCGGTACGCTGAGCAATGTGGATTATCTCATGGTCTCCATGCTGCCCATTCTGCTGACCAAGCTTACCACTGCCATTTCCATCGATCTCTTTGAATGGAAGCACCTGATGGTCTCCAAGAACAATATCCTCCAGGTGATGGCGGAACCGGAGGAGAGAGGTTCCGTGGCGCCCTTCCATCCTGCTGAACAGAACATCACCTTCCGCTCGGTCTCCTTCTCCTATGTGCCGGGAGAGCCGGTGCTGAAGGAGCTGTCCTTTACGGCGCCGGCAGGAAAGCTCACTGCCATTGTAGGAGACTCCGGTTCCGGCAAATCCACCATTCTCAATCTGATCGCCAAATACTACGAACCGCAGAGCGGCGAGATCTCCATCGGAGGGCAGTCCATTGAGACCGTGGCGGCAGAACGGGTGCTGGAGCAGATCTCCATGGTGGATCAGCAGGTGTTCCTCTTTGACGATACCGTTCGGGAGAATATCCGCCATGCCCGCCCCTCGGCCACAGACCGTGAGGTGGAGGCCGCCTGCCGTGCGGCTGGATGTGACGGCTTCATACAGAAGCTGGAGCATGGCTATGACACCCCTATTGGGGAAAACGGAGCCTTTCTCTCCGGCGGGGAGCGTCAGCGTCTGTCCATCGCCCGGGCTATTTTGAAAAACAGCCCCATCCTGCTGCTGGATGAGGCCACTGCCTCACTGGACATTGAAAACGAGCTGGCGGTCAAGCGGGCGATCCTGGGGCTTTTGTCAGAGCGGAAGACAGTAGTCATGATTGCACATACCCTGTCTATCGTCCGAAATGCGGATCAGATCCTGGTGGTAGCAGACGGGAACATTGCGGAGTCCGGCACTCATGAGGAGCTGCTGGCCAAAGGCGGAAAATATGCCTCTATGTGGGCCGCTGAGCAAAGACTGTCCAATTAA
- a CDS encoding ABC transporter ATP-binding protein, translating into MKEKRPSPVMRLLQWAGPERKWLILSVLCAFGSGILVITSYIGIYRLMDAVLSGTCTKAVIADCALLVTAGTVGRLVLLGTSGVLSHKGAYGALFRVRCMVTEHLAKVSLGALDERSTGAVKTVLNEDIEKLELFLAHNLPEFVAYLTGPVVIFLYLLSVNAPLALVSLIPLPLAGIVMAVIFQRMKGVLSDVNRSLVGFNSVTIEYISGMRLIKAYNMGSRSFQKFSHAIEEENRIWNLVTHKTAPPYAAFLLLVECGMVLMVPVGGLLFLRGSVTGSVFLLFAYVGGMYLTEILPLQKLATTFAQALSGVKKVEEILELPTFSSGAAFPETCGITLDHVSFSYDGKTDVLRDCSLTVAPGEKVALVGVSGAGKSTVIQLMARSYDVTQGTVRIGGRDVRELDYEDLLDHISLVFQKTFLTRGSVLENIRMNSGATLEQVREAARLAQIDDFIQSLPQGYETKVGTFGSRFSGGERQRIAIARAILKNAPILILDEATSAADPENQVEIDRAIENLCRGKTVVIVAHRLGAIKLCDKVAVVENNTITCCGTHEEVLEKNEYYRRAWADYRAARAIAYSVEGGVQHA; encoded by the coding sequence ATGAAAGAAAAACGGCCATCACCGGTGATGCGGCTGCTGCAGTGGGCCGGGCCGGAGCGGAAATGGCTGATCCTGTCCGTTTTGTGTGCCTTTGGCAGCGGTATTCTGGTCATCACATCGTATATCGGCATTTACCGGCTGATGGATGCGGTGCTCTCCGGCACCTGTACCAAAGCAGTTATCGCCGATTGCGCTTTGCTGGTCACGGCGGGCACCGTGGGAAGGCTGGTGTTGCTGGGTACTTCAGGTGTGCTGTCTCACAAGGGAGCCTATGGGGCACTGTTTCGAGTACGGTGTATGGTAACGGAGCATCTTGCCAAAGTGTCTCTTGGAGCCTTGGACGAGCGGAGCACCGGCGCGGTCAAGACCGTTCTCAATGAGGACATCGAGAAGTTGGAACTGTTTCTGGCCCACAACCTGCCGGAATTTGTGGCCTATCTCACAGGACCGGTTGTGATTTTCCTGTATCTGCTCTCCGTCAATGCACCTCTGGCCCTGGTTTCCCTGATCCCGCTGCCCCTGGCCGGCATTGTGATGGCGGTCATCTTCCAAAGAATGAAGGGGGTCTTGTCCGATGTCAACCGCTCCCTGGTAGGCTTTAATTCCGTGACGATTGAGTACATCTCTGGTATGCGGCTGATCAAAGCGTATAACATGGGCAGCCGCTCCTTCCAGAAGTTTTCCCATGCCATTGAGGAGGAGAACCGGATCTGGAACCTGGTCACACACAAGACGGCTCCGCCCTATGCCGCCTTTTTGTTGCTGGTGGAGTGCGGGATGGTGCTGATGGTTCCAGTAGGCGGCCTGCTTTTCCTCCGGGGAAGCGTCACCGGCAGCGTATTTCTGCTCTTTGCCTATGTGGGCGGGATGTATCTCACCGAGATCCTGCCCCTGCAAAAACTGGCCACTACCTTTGCCCAGGCGCTTTCCGGCGTGAAAAAGGTGGAGGAGATTCTGGAACTGCCCACCTTTTCCAGTGGCGCGGCCTTTCCGGAGACCTGCGGCATTACCCTGGATCATGTCTCCTTTTCCTACGATGGAAAGACCGATGTGCTCAGGGATTGCTCCCTCACTGTGGCGCCGGGGGAAAAGGTTGCGCTGGTGGGGGTGTCCGGTGCAGGCAAAAGCACCGTGATCCAGCTGATGGCCCGCTCTTACGATGTGACCCAGGGAACGGTCCGCATCGGCGGCAGAGATGTGCGGGAGCTGGACTACGAGGACCTGTTGGACCATATCTCTCTGGTGTTCCAGAAGACCTTTCTGACCCGGGGAAGCGTGCTGGAAAATATCCGCATGAACTCGGGAGCAACACTGGAGCAGGTGCGCGAGGCTGCCAGGCTGGCGCAAATCGATGATTTCATCCAATCGCTGCCCCAGGGTTATGAAACCAAGGTGGGCACTTTCGGCTCCCGTTTCTCCGGTGGGGAGCGGCAGCGCATTGCCATCGCCCGGGCCATTTTGAAAAACGCCCCCATTCTGATCCTGGATGAAGCCACCTCAGCGGCTGATCCGGAAAACCAGGTGGAGATCGACCGGGCCATTGAAAACCTGTGCCGGGGCAAGACAGTCGTGATCGTGGCCCACCGGCTGGGCGCCATCAAGCTGTGCGACAAGGTGGCAGTGGTGGAGAACAACACCATTACCTGCTGTGGTACCCATGAAGAGGTGCTGGAGAAAAATGAATACTACCGCAGGGCTTGGGCGGATTACCGGGCTGCTCGTGCCATTGCCTATTCCGTAGAAGGGGGTGTGCAGCATGCGTGA
- a CDS encoding DNA adenine methylase, with protein MKSFIPWVGGKSKLLWLIRKLSPSRYSRFIDVFGGSGTVTLSRPIQPGCMEVYNDFNSDLTNLFCCVKNRTMALLLELGFLPLNTRDDFNVLYKFFSKEEFTDDYLKEELELTERYLELPDAETIQRMMLERAPRGDVRRAADFFKLIRYSFSGGAKSFAGKSCDIRRFFYLIWECSRRLANVVIENKDCVEIVHQYDRPDAFLYFDPPYYDAEDCYAAVFPKEDHQRLHDALLECKGYVMVSYNYCPFIVELYKEFYIFYTTRPNSMSQKAGSEYEEIVITNYDPRRHDSARHCLYHGRQRAASGKGGSL; from the coding sequence TTGAAAAGCTTCATCCCCTGGGTGGGCGGTAAAAGCAAGCTGCTGTGGCTGATCCGAAAGCTGTCTCCCTCGCGGTATTCCCGTTTTATTGATGTGTTCGGCGGCAGCGGCACAGTAACCCTGAGCCGCCCCATCCAGCCGGGATGTATGGAGGTCTACAACGACTTCAACAGCGACCTGACCAACCTGTTCTGTTGTGTCAAAAACAGGACCATGGCACTCCTGCTGGAGTTGGGGTTTCTGCCGCTGAATACACGCGACGATTTCAATGTGCTGTATAAGTTCTTCTCCAAAGAGGAATTCACCGATGACTATCTGAAAGAGGAGCTGGAGCTGACGGAGCGGTATCTGGAGCTTCCGGACGCTGAGACCATCCAGAGAATGATGCTGGAACGAGCGCCTCGCGGTGATGTACGGCGCGCTGCCGACTTTTTCAAGCTGATTCGATACAGCTTCAGCGGCGGCGCCAAGTCCTTTGCCGGAAAATCCTGCGATATCCGCCGTTTCTTCTATCTGATTTGGGAGTGCTCCCGCAGGCTGGCAAATGTCGTCATCGAAAACAAGGACTGCGTAGAAATCGTCCACCAGTACGACCGGCCAGACGCATTTCTTTATTTTGATCCGCCCTACTACGATGCAGAGGACTGTTATGCGGCGGTGTTTCCCAAGGAAGATCATCAGCGTCTCCACGACGCTCTGCTGGAGTGTAAGGGATATGTCATGGTGTCCTATAACTACTGCCCATTCATCGTGGAGCTGTACAAGGAGTTTTATATCTTCTACACCACTCGCCCCAACAGTATGTCTCAGAAGGCCGGAAGCGAATATGAGGAGATCGTCATCACCAACTACGACCCCCGCCGCCACGATTCCGCAAGGCATTGCCTTTACCATGGGCGCCAGAGGGCCGCTTCTGGAAAAGGCGGATCGCTATAA